One window of Chryseobacterium sp. 7 genomic DNA carries:
- a CDS encoding Smr/MutS family protein: MKIGDKVSVVDEDLSGVITSVKGNIVVFKDEYGFTHQYPKEKLVPKNADLYENMRVVRKAEPQKIISKKHQKNHLVLDLHFHNLVKNPNDYDSFERLFIQKEKLIEVIEFCRRNNLKRLEIVHGIGDGTLQRMVRDVLESQINIDFYNKEILHHQSGAVMVEFH, from the coding sequence ATGAAGATCGGCGATAAGGTTTCGGTAGTAGATGAAGATTTAAGCGGAGTAATTACTTCCGTGAAGGGAAATATTGTTGTTTTTAAAGATGAATATGGTTTTACTCATCAATATCCTAAAGAAAAACTGGTTCCTAAAAATGCTGATCTCTATGAAAATATGAGAGTGGTAAGAAAAGCAGAGCCTCAAAAAATCATTTCTAAGAAACATCAGAAAAATCATTTGGTTTTAGACCTGCATTTTCATAATTTGGTAAAGAATCCCAATGACTATGACAGCTTTGAAAGATTGTTTATTCAAAAGGAAAAACTGATTGAAGTGATTGAGTTTTGCAGAAGAAACAATCTGAAGAGACTGGAAATTGTTCACGGCATTGGTGACGGCACTTTGCAGAGGATGGTTCGGGATGTTTTGGAAAGCCAGATTAATATTGATTTTTATAATAAGGAAATACTTCACCATCAATCGGGTGCGGTAATGGTAGAATTTCACTAA
- a CDS encoding winged helix-turn-helix transcriptional regulator produces the protein MYTIDNKSYPCCTSVTMKFIGGKWKAVILHHLIGGAKRYNEIRKSIPTITERTLSLQLKQLEEDGVVDRKVFTEKPPLVVEYELTDFGRTLLPVLEAITKWGEESPVISKKIIRN, from the coding sequence ATGTATACAATAGATAATAAATCCTATCCCTGCTGTACCAGTGTTACCATGAAGTTCATTGGAGGGAAATGGAAAGCGGTAATTTTGCACCATCTTATTGGTGGAGCTAAACGTTATAATGAGATTAGAAAGTCCATTCCAACGATTACGGAAAGAACATTGAGTTTACAGTTAAAACAATTGGAAGAAGATGGAGTTGTGGACAGAAAAGTTTTTACGGAAAAACCTCCTTTAGTGGTAGAATATGAATTAACAGACTTTGGAAGAACTTTATTACCTGTTTTGGAAGCGATAACAAAATGGGGCGAAGAATCTCCGGTCATATCAAAAAAAATAATCAGGAATTAA
- the ruvX gene encoding Holliday junction resolvase RuvX: MGQILAIDYGKARCGIAATDDMQIIASGLETVENRSLMDFLKKYFNENKVDEVVIGLPIDLKGNVSEIETDILKFIEEFKKEFSDIAVHRFDERFTSKMASFFISQSGKNKKKRQEKGLIDKVSATIILQNFLEQRLR, encoded by the coding sequence ATGGGACAAATCCTTGCAATAGACTACGGAAAGGCTCGTTGTGGTATCGCTGCAACGGATGATATGCAGATTATAGCCAGTGGGCTGGAGACTGTAGAGAACCGTTCTCTAATGGATTTTTTGAAAAAATATTTCAATGAAAACAAGGTAGATGAAGTCGTAATCGGACTTCCCATAGATTTGAAAGGAAACGTTTCAGAAATAGAAACGGATATTTTAAAATTCATAGAAGAATTTAAAAAAGAATTTTCGGATATTGCGGTTCACCGTTTTGACGAAAGATTTACTTCCAAAATGGCTTCATTCTTTATTTCCCAAAGTGGAAAAAACAAAAAGAAGAGGCAGGAAAAAGGGTTAATAGATAAAGTAAGTGCAACCATCATATTGCAGAATTTTTTAGAACAAAGATTAAGATGA
- a CDS encoding metallophosphoesterase family protein — MTKVLLLSDSHSYIDDRILGYASQADEVWHCGDFGSLDVIEQLEKIKPLKGVYGNIDNAKIQSEFPEVNRFFCEKLEVLMIHIGGYPGKYTPLTKKEIAEKAPKLFISGHSHILKAMYDEKNSLLHLNPGACGKQGWHKVRTMMRFVVDGEEIKDLEVIELGPRV, encoded by the coding sequence ATGACAAAAGTTCTTCTTCTTTCTGACTCTCATTCCTATATAGATGACAGAATTCTGGGATATGCTTCCCAGGCCGATGAAGTGTGGCATTGTGGAGATTTCGGAAGTCTGGATGTGATTGAACAGCTGGAAAAAATAAAACCTTTAAAAGGAGTTTACGGAAACATTGATAATGCTAAAATTCAATCCGAATTTCCTGAAGTAAACCGTTTCTTTTGTGAAAAGCTGGAAGTTCTGATGATCCACATCGGAGGGTATCCCGGAAAATATACCCCACTCACGAAAAAAGAAATTGCAGAAAAAGCTCCGAAATTGTTTATTTCAGGGCACTCTCATATTTTGAAAGCCATGTATGACGAGAAAAACAGCCTCCTTCATCTGAATCCTGGTGCCTGCGGAAAACAGGGGTGGCATAAAGTGAGAACCATGATGCGCTTTGTAGTAGATGGCGAGGAAATCAAAGATCTGGAAGTGATTGAACTGGGACCGAGAGTTTGA
- a CDS encoding SixA phosphatase family protein codes for MKKLILVRHAKSDWPEETEDFDRPLADKGLEDAMHMSRFLKNNNISIDHFVSSPAVRALNTCKIFNQTYQLNCSTDEKLYNPSERSFESVIYDLDDNLNSVAFFSHNNGISNFANSISEDIFHFPTCGVAGFEVDCESWSEFDGAKKKLLFFYEPGKI; via the coding sequence ATGAAGAAACTCATCCTCGTAAGACATGCAAAAAGCGACTGGCCGGAGGAAACGGAGGACTTTGACAGACCTTTGGCAGACAAGGGTTTGGAGGATGCTATGCACATGTCCAGGTTCTTAAAAAACAATAATATTTCCATTGATCATTTTGTGTCAAGCCCTGCGGTACGTGCACTGAATACCTGTAAAATTTTTAATCAGACCTATCAGTTGAACTGCTCTACTGATGAAAAATTATATAATCCCTCGGAAAGAAGTTTTGAATCTGTAATTTATGATCTGGATGACAACCTGAATTCGGTTGCTTTCTTCTCACACAATAATGGAATTTCCAATTTTGCCAATTCCATTTCTGAAGATATTTTTCATTTCCCCACATGCGGAGTGGCTGGTTTTGAAGTAGACTGCGAATCATGGTCAGAATTTGATGGTGCTAAAAAGAAACTGCTTTTCTTTTATGAGCCGGGGAAAATATAA
- a CDS encoding NAD(P)H-dependent oxidoreductase, with translation MNFLDKMKNRYTVKKYNPQGKISEEQIATLQEILNLSPSSINSQPWNFIFVNDPELKKQLGDKSYFNKEKVVDSSHVIVFQVIKNVENFEKQIEENLPEGSVNYYRTMVKPKGEEAIKSWLGHQVYLSLGVLLSACAAMGIDSTPMEGIEPEEYDTILKNEKYETLFAVAIGERDKADANQPQFNPKKRLNAEKVIVEA, from the coding sequence ATGAACTTTTTAGACAAAATGAAAAACAGGTATACTGTAAAAAAGTATAACCCACAGGGAAAAATCAGTGAAGAACAAATTGCAACGCTTCAGGAGATTTTAAATTTAAGCCCCTCATCCATTAATAGCCAGCCGTGGAATTTTATTTTCGTGAATGATCCTGAACTGAAGAAACAATTGGGTGACAAGTCTTATTTTAATAAAGAAAAAGTGGTAGACAGCAGTCATGTTATTGTTTTTCAGGTGATCAAAAACGTCGAAAATTTTGAAAAACAAATTGAAGAAAACCTTCCGGAAGGTTCTGTTAATTATTACCGAACGATGGTAAAACCTAAAGGAGAAGAGGCTATAAAATCGTGGCTTGGGCATCAGGTATACTTATCTTTAGGGGTTCTTTTGTCTGCCTGTGCAGCAATGGGAATAGATTCTACTCCAATGGAGGGTATTGAACCTGAAGAATATGACACTATTTTGAAGAATGAAAAATATGAGACGTTATTTGCCGTAGCTATTGGGGAAAGAGATAAAGCAGATGCTAATCAGCCTCAATTCAATCCGAAGAAAAGGCTGAATGCTGAAAAAGTAATTGTAGAAGCGTAA
- a CDS encoding serine hydrolase — MKQKLSFFIFLLTVGLANAQVEEKKLDELIRNTLKTFDVPGMSVGIVKDGKMIYSKGFGVRSLTTKQPMDDNTLVGIASNSKGFTCTALAILADEGKLNWDDKVSKYIPEFQMYDPYVSQNVTIKDLITHRAGLGLGQGDLMFFPEGGSLTVNDIVHNVRYLKPENPFRTKLDYNNIMFIVAGEVIHRVSGLSWAEFIEQRIMKPVGMTSSFGSYNRAKATANKIDAHAPVDGKAIAVPHDWNETGNAAGGIMSNIKDMTTWAECLLNNFTTKDGKKLVSDKNVQQLWSLQIPDRVAAKNPYDTSFYGYGLGWFLSDVKGHKQVQHTGGLIGTVTQFTLIPDMKLGIVVLTNQQSGAAFNTITNTVKDSYLGLADRNWLKTYGDRMSKTEAEFDKQKKDAFAKSEAFKKEKSLQPKAEQFTGTYNDIWFGDVEIAQQGNTYRISCKNSPRLKGELLPYSNNSFIIKWDDRSYDADAYIIFNYDETGKAESARLKAISDVTDFSFDFDDLDLKRK, encoded by the coding sequence ATGAAACAGAAACTTTCTTTTTTCATTTTTCTTTTGACCGTAGGATTGGCCAATGCGCAGGTTGAAGAAAAAAAGCTGGATGAACTGATCCGGAATACCCTGAAAACTTTTGATGTACCTGGAATGTCGGTAGGGATTGTAAAAGATGGGAAAATGATCTATTCTAAAGGTTTTGGAGTACGTTCTCTTACCACAAAACAGCCTATGGATGATAACACATTAGTAGGTATTGCTTCTAATTCTAAAGGTTTTACATGTACAGCATTAGCCATCTTAGCAGATGAAGGAAAGCTGAACTGGGATGATAAAGTTTCAAAATATATTCCTGAATTCCAAATGTATGATCCTTATGTTTCTCAAAATGTAACGATCAAAGATCTTATCACGCACAGAGCCGGATTAGGACTTGGACAGGGAGATCTTATGTTTTTTCCGGAAGGAGGAAGTTTAACCGTTAATGATATTGTTCATAATGTAAGATATCTGAAACCGGAAAACCCTTTCAGAACAAAATTAGATTATAACAACATTATGTTTATTGTAGCCGGAGAAGTGATTCACAGAGTTTCCGGATTAAGCTGGGCAGAATTTATTGAACAGAGAATCATGAAACCTGTAGGGATGACTTCAAGTTTCGGAAGCTACAACAGAGCAAAAGCTACAGCCAATAAAATTGATGCGCACGCTCCGGTAGACGGAAAAGCTATTGCTGTTCCTCATGACTGGAACGAGACGGGAAATGCAGCAGGAGGAATCATGAGTAATATTAAAGATATGACGACCTGGGCAGAATGCCTGTTGAATAACTTCACCACGAAAGACGGTAAAAAATTAGTTTCTGATAAAAATGTACAACAGCTTTGGAGTTTGCAGATTCCGGACAGAGTAGCAGCAAAAAATCCTTATGATACAAGTTTTTACGGATATGGTTTAGGATGGTTCTTAAGTGATGTTAAAGGGCATAAACAAGTACAGCATACAGGAGGATTAATCGGAACGGTTACACAGTTTACTTTAATTCCGGATATGAAGCTGGGAATTGTGGTATTAACAAACCAACAGTCAGGGGCAGCTTTCAACACCATTACGAATACGGTGAAAGATTCTTACCTTGGATTAGCAGATAGAAACTGGCTGAAAACATACGGCGACAGAATGTCTAAAACGGAAGCTGAATTTGACAAGCAGAAGAAAGATGCTTTTGCAAAATCTGAAGCCTTTAAAAAAGAAAAATCTTTACAGCCAAAAGCAGAACAGTTTACGGGAACATACAATGATATTTGGTTCGGTGATGTAGAAATTGCACAGCAGGGAAATACCTACAGAATTTCATGTAAAAATTCTCCAAGATTAAAAGGGGAGCTGCTTCCCTATTCCAACAATTCTTTCATCATTAAATGGGACGACAGAAGCTATGATGCGGATGCTTACATTATTTTCAATTATGATGAAACCGGAAAAGCAGAATCTGCAAGATTAAAAGCAATTTCTGACGTAACAGATTTCAGTTTTGATTTTGATGATCTGGATTTGAAAAGAAAGTAA
- a CDS encoding PorP/SprF family type IX secretion system membrane protein, translated as MRKLYAIVCLALLSNAYKAQESLPYYQQYLLDGEFLFNPAQYGKTDYVQLNANYQQQFSKFNNSPNVQSIGINANIFDRVGAGISVFRDSNGPISAGGITAGASYFIPLSSEGDRKDQFSFGTSVNFYNMNFDYSKINTEEGGDPLLRGEESNIFMVYANFGLAATYRGLFGGVSVNDIALSNDASIVNNYEPSPIKFFLNLGYNWNIADNITIAPSALINLNTNSTRMIDWNLMATFSNDINAFSFGVSYRTVQNRFDNQNLSISPIVKVRFNKFMIGATYNLGISDIQSYGGNSFMIGLGYNFDNFINARGFRY; from the coding sequence ATGAGAAAACTATATGCTATCGTATGTTTAGCTCTTTTGTCAAATGCATACAAAGCACAAGAATCACTACCATACTATCAGCAATATCTTTTGGATGGTGAGTTCCTGTTCAACCCAGCTCAATACGGAAAAACAGATTACGTACAGCTCAACGCCAATTATCAACAACAATTTTCAAAGTTCAACAATTCTCCGAATGTACAGTCAATCGGGATTAATGCGAATATCTTTGATAGAGTAGGTGCTGGTATTTCCGTGTTTAGAGATAGCAACGGACCTATTTCTGCAGGGGGAATTACAGCTGGTGCTTCATATTTTATTCCTCTAAGTAGTGAAGGAGACAGAAAAGACCAGTTCTCTTTCGGTACTAGTGTTAACTTCTATAACATGAACTTTGATTATTCTAAAATTAATACTGAAGAAGGAGGTGACCCGTTATTGAGAGGTGAAGAAAGTAACATCTTCATGGTGTATGCCAACTTCGGTTTGGCTGCTACTTATAGAGGTCTATTCGGGGGTGTTTCCGTAAATGATATTGCATTAAGTAATGATGCATCTATCGTAAACAACTACGAACCTTCTCCAATTAAATTCTTCTTAAACTTAGGATATAACTGGAACATTGCTGATAATATTACTATTGCACCATCAGCATTGATCAACCTTAATACAAACTCAACGAGAATGATCGACTGGAACCTGATGGCGACTTTCTCTAATGATATTAACGCATTCTCTTTCGGGGTAAGCTACAGAACGGTTCAAAACAGATTTGATAACCAGAACCTGAGCATCTCTCCAATTGTAAAAGTAAGATTCAACAAATTCATGATCGGAGCTACTTATAACCTTGGAATATCTGATATCCAAAGTTATGGTGGAAATAGCTTCATGATTGGTCTGGGATATAACTTTGACAACTTCATTAATGCTAGAGGATTTAGATATTAA
- a CDS encoding RsmD family RNA methyltransferase produces MFRIISGKWKAKKIAAPKNFEVRPTTDFAKEALFSILENKYDMQSISVLDLFAGIGSITLEFASRGCQNITSVELNPKHTAFINSTAAELDMAFQINMQRGDVFDWLKKFRNKKSFEIVFSDAPFEMEEKKYHELISLVLNNKYLKENGVLIVEHQSRMKLDHPNLIDTRKYGNVSFSFFEPNKEDNQEL; encoded by the coding sequence ATGTTCAGAATCATATCAGGCAAATGGAAAGCCAAAAAAATTGCCGCTCCTAAAAACTTTGAAGTAAGACCTACCACCGATTTTGCGAAGGAGGCTTTATTCAGCATTCTGGAAAACAAATACGACATGCAGTCCATCTCCGTGCTTGATCTTTTTGCCGGAATTGGATCTATTACCCTTGAATTTGCTTCCAGAGGATGCCAGAATATTACTTCTGTGGAATTGAACCCAAAGCATACGGCATTTATCAATTCTACAGCAGCGGAACTTGACATGGCATTTCAGATCAATATGCAGAGAGGTGATGTATTTGACTGGCTAAAAAAATTCAGAAATAAAAAATCATTTGAGATTGTTTTCTCTGATGCTCCTTTTGAAATGGAAGAGAAAAAGTATCATGAACTGATTTCTCTGGTTTTAAACAATAAGTACCTGAAAGAAAACGGAGTTCTTATTGTAGAGCATCAAAGCCGTATGAAGCTGGATCATCCCAATTTAATAGATACCCGAAAATACGGAAACGTAAGTTTCAGTTTTTTTGAACCGAATAAAGAAGATAATCAGGAACTTTAA
- a CDS encoding IS3 family transposase, with product MVGISRQRYYRSFWITESKRAKADQVIQLVNSLRVVMPRLGTRKLYHMLEPSLQSLHVGRDKLFRILKANDMLIKPKRNYWITTDSHHRFRKHKNLIEDMLLEHPEQVWVSDITYIGGRDRNCYLSLVTDAYSKKIMGYDVSNSLAAQGALSALNMAIKQRMYKESLIHHSDRGFQYCSMDYQKILKKKNISPSMTESYDPYANAIAERVNGILKQEFLLEDYHVNIQTMKLLVEDAITIYNTKRPHWSCYMKTPEQMHKQNSVKIRTYKNKYSCKDSPTTIS from the coding sequence TTGGTCGGGATTAGCCGACAGCGCTATTATCGAAGCTTCTGGATTACAGAAAGCAAAAGAGCCAAAGCTGATCAGGTGATTCAGCTTGTCAATAGCTTACGGGTGGTGATGCCTCGTCTGGGCACAAGAAAGCTCTATCATATGCTGGAACCCTCGTTACAGTCCTTACATGTAGGCAGAGATAAGCTTTTCCGTATATTGAAAGCTAATGATATGCTTATAAAGCCTAAAAGAAACTACTGGATAACCACTGATTCCCATCATCGATTCAGAAAACATAAAAATCTGATAGAAGACATGCTGCTGGAACACCCTGAACAGGTATGGGTTTCGGATATCACTTATATTGGGGGTAGAGACCGTAATTGTTATCTGTCTTTGGTCACTGATGCTTATTCTAAAAAGATAATGGGATATGATGTTTCTAATAGTCTGGCAGCTCAGGGGGCTCTTAGTGCATTGAATATGGCTATAAAGCAGAGAATGTATAAGGAAAGCTTAATTCATCATTCTGACAGGGGTTTTCAGTATTGTAGTATGGATTATCAGAAAATACTGAAAAAGAAAAACATTAGTCCTTCAATGACCGAGAGTTACGATCCTTATGCAAATGCAATTGCAGAAAGGGTAAATGGGATACTTAAACAAGAGTTTCTATTGGAAGACTATCATGTTAATATACAAACAATGAAGCTATTAGTAGAAGATGCCATCACAATTTATAATACTAAAAGACCACATTGGTCGTGTTATATGAAAACACCTGAACAAATGCACAAACAGAATAGTGTAAAAATAAGAACCTATAAAAACAAATATAGTTGTAAGGATAGCCCTACAACTATATCATAA
- the hemW gene encoding radical SAM family heme chaperone HemW, with the protein MIYIHIPFCKQKCSYCNFHFSTSLNFKDEMLRAMKTEILLRKDELQNKNLKSLYFGGGTPSILSVDEINSLIDEVLKYFSFEKDIEITLEANPDDLDKNFLKQLAGTPVNRLSIGTQSFFEKDLKLMNRAHSASEAESSIKRAQDFGFENLSIDLIYGSPTSNLEIWKENLNKTIALEVPHISSYALTVEPKTALENWISKGKVKSPKEEEQNKEFYYLSDFLKDNGFEHYEVSNFAKPGFYSRHNSAYWKYQEYLGIGPSAHSYNGFDVRSWNVANNQQYIKKLNDKLLAKEEEILSREDQFNEMIMIGLRTIWGVDLESLQSKFSERMLAHFQREIKPKIEEGILMIENDHLKIPEKHWFMADGIASDLFII; encoded by the coding sequence ATGATATATATTCACATTCCGTTCTGTAAACAAAAATGCAGTTACTGTAACTTTCACTTTTCAACATCTCTGAATTTCAAGGATGAAATGCTTCGTGCGATGAAAACTGAAATACTACTCAGAAAAGATGAATTGCAGAACAAAAATCTGAAATCTCTTTATTTTGGAGGCGGAACACCTTCTATACTTTCTGTAGACGAAATCAATTCTTTAATAGATGAAGTTTTAAAGTATTTCAGTTTTGAAAAAGATATTGAAATCACGCTGGAAGCCAATCCCGATGATCTTGATAAAAATTTCCTAAAACAGCTGGCCGGAACACCCGTAAACAGACTGTCTATTGGTACCCAGAGTTTTTTTGAAAAAGATTTGAAGCTCATGAACAGAGCTCACAGTGCTTCCGAGGCAGAAAGTTCTATCAAACGCGCTCAGGATTTCGGCTTTGAAAACCTGAGTATTGATCTGATTTATGGTTCACCAACATCCAATCTTGAGATCTGGAAAGAAAACCTTAATAAGACCATCGCTCTGGAAGTTCCTCATATTTCGTCTTATGCATTGACGGTAGAACCCAAAACAGCTTTGGAAAACTGGATATCAAAAGGAAAAGTAAAGAGCCCTAAAGAAGAAGAGCAAAACAAAGAATTCTATTACCTGTCAGACTTTTTAAAAGATAATGGTTTTGAACATTATGAAGTTTCCAATTTTGCAAAACCTGGTTTCTACTCACGCCACAATTCCGCGTATTGGAAATACCAGGAATATTTAGGAATAGGGCCTTCTGCGCATTCTTATAACGGATTTGATGTCAGAAGCTGGAACGTAGCCAATAATCAGCAGTACATTAAAAAGCTTAATGATAAATTATTAGCCAAAGAGGAAGAAATTCTTTCCCGGGAAGATCAGTTTAATGAAATGATTATGATTGGCCTGCGTACCATTTGGGGGGTAGACCTGGAAAGCTTACAAAGTAAATTTTCAGAGAGAATGTTAGCGCATTTTCAGAGAGAAATCAAGCCCAAAATTGAAGAAGGTATTTTAATGATTGAAAATGATCATTTGAAAATCCCGGAGAAACATTGGTTTATGGCAGACGGAATTGCCTCGGATTTGTTTATTATTTAG
- the murI gene encoding glutamate racemase: protein MKTKKQDYSHLSPSQPIGIFDSGVGGLTVAKEIKRLLPNEDLIYFGDTKHLPYGEKSKEAIIEYSTKITNFLLEQNCKAIVIACNTATANALNEVMQSVAGKVPVIDVINPVAEKVSYEIHTNVGVIATKATVNSGLYKKSIRKHNKWIKVDELATPLLVPAIEEGFKNHPITHAIIYNYLSNNKLKNIETLILGCTHYPLLIDEIKQYYGNRVRVIDSPNIVANHLKIILDKYNLLNDHNSKPNYHFYLSDITKNFEKISKKFFGKTIDLELKVL, encoded by the coding sequence TTGAAAACGAAAAAACAAGATTATTCACATCTTTCACCAAGCCAGCCTATCGGAATTTTCGACAGCGGGGTAGGAGGTCTTACCGTTGCCAAAGAAATCAAAAGACTTCTTCCTAACGAAGATCTGATCTACTTTGGAGATACCAAACACCTTCCATACGGAGAAAAATCCAAGGAAGCAATTATTGAATATTCTACAAAAATCACTAATTTTCTGCTGGAACAGAATTGTAAAGCGATTGTAATTGCCTGTAATACGGCAACAGCTAACGCATTGAATGAAGTGATGCAGTCAGTTGCAGGAAAAGTTCCGGTCATAGACGTTATTAATCCTGTTGCTGAAAAGGTATCTTATGAAATCCATACTAATGTAGGAGTGATTGCCACCAAAGCAACTGTGAATTCAGGATTGTATAAAAAGAGCATCCGAAAGCATAATAAATGGATCAAAGTAGACGAACTGGCTACACCATTATTGGTTCCTGCTATTGAAGAAGGTTTTAAAAATCATCCGATCACGCACGCTATTATTTATAATTATTTAAGTAATAATAAATTAAAAAATATTGAAACATTGATTTTGGGCTGTACCCATTATCCACTTTTAATAGATGAAATCAAACAGTATTACGGAAACAGAGTCCGTGTGATAGACTCTCCGAATATTGTAGCCAATCATCTGAAGATCATTCTGGATAAGTACAATCTCTTAAATGATCATAACTCAAAACCCAATTATCATTTCTATCTTTCGGATATTACCAAGAACTTTGAGAAAATTTCTAAGAAATTCTTCGGAAAAACAATTGATTTAGAATTGAAAGTACTATAA
- a CDS encoding archaemetzincin → MSRGKYNFTSLFFYVTIPILLFSCQKQKKTYYESIAQNDIKLPTIKPGSWRYNHDEHFQTFEDFQKLKKIKPESGKNTIYLQPIGVFDELQKKEIALTKEYLKTYFQLETKILPALPNSIFPENVKRISKEGQEQILAGYVLDSILIKRKPKDAVVLMGITEKDLFPKPEWNYIFGLASYEDGVGVTSMYRFANGHLTDSNFNESLLRLVKISSHEIGHMFGISHCLNANCVMNGTNSLSETDYHLARACSLCQRKLNSSIHYDNKKRLLELKNFFEKQHLNTELSLANQDLNLVQ, encoded by the coding sequence ATGAGCCGGGGAAAATATAACTTCACTTCATTATTTTTTTATGTCACAATACCGATCCTTCTTTTCTCATGCCAGAAACAGAAGAAGACTTACTATGAGTCTATCGCACAGAATGACATAAAGCTTCCTACTATCAAACCCGGAAGCTGGCGCTATAATCATGATGAACATTTCCAGACATTTGAAGATTTTCAGAAATTAAAGAAAATAAAACCCGAATCTGGAAAAAACACCATTTACCTTCAACCCATCGGAGTATTTGATGAACTTCAGAAAAAGGAAATAGCACTCACAAAAGAATATTTAAAAACATATTTTCAGCTGGAAACAAAAATATTGCCTGCCCTGCCCAACAGCATCTTTCCTGAGAATGTAAAAAGAATATCAAAAGAAGGACAGGAACAGATTCTGGCAGGATATGTACTGGACAGCATTCTGATCAAAAGAAAACCTAAAGATGCTGTAGTCCTGATGGGAATTACAGAGAAAGACCTTTTCCCCAAACCGGAATGGAATTATATTTTCGGACTGGCTTCTTATGAAGATGGTGTAGGCGTAACTTCGATGTATAGATTTGCCAATGGGCATTTAACTGATTCAAATTTTAATGAAAGTCTTTTAAGATTAGTAAAAATAAGTTCACACGAAATTGGCCATATGTTCGGAATCAGCCACTGCCTGAATGCCAACTGTGTGATGAATGGAACCAATTCATTATCTGAAACGGATTATCACCTGGCCAGAGCCTGTTCGCTTTGCCAGAGAAAATTGAATTCAAGCATCCATTATGACAATAAAAAAAGACTTCTTGAGCTAAAAAATTTCTTTGAAAAACAACACCTTAATACAGAACTTTCCCTAGCAAATCAGGATCTGAATCTTGTACAGTAA
- a CDS encoding DUF3822 family protein, with protein MNVLNLLFTKDGLIYQIVKNKNILEEKSYFVTEETPANLIEQQLDEVLIKQRYEEIQVISAFNHFTLMPEGFSEHEAGFDLIAFNAPADREREELMLSINKKFNIQFYYTFPKNYYKKIKELAIPVHFNFSGEKFLSSINNKTTKEIHINLYHNQCEFFAIDNKKIILYNNLDVNSEVDFLYFIMFTLSKIGFGINETSFYAYGETTENETFISELQKFVKNLKIVFDNIPNKNFILN; from the coding sequence ATGAACGTACTTAATTTACTTTTTACCAAAGACGGATTAATCTATCAGATTGTTAAAAACAAAAACATTCTGGAGGAAAAGTCTTATTTCGTGACTGAAGAAACGCCAGCCAATCTTATTGAGCAGCAGCTGGATGAAGTTCTTATTAAGCAGCGCTATGAAGAGATCCAGGTGATTTCCGCATTCAATCATTTCACCCTGATGCCGGAAGGTTTTTCTGAGCATGAGGCAGGATTTGATCTGATTGCCTTCAATGCTCCTGCCGACAGAGAACGTGAAGAGCTGATGCTTTCTATCAATAAAAAATTCAATATTCAGTTTTATTACACTTTCCCGAAAAACTATTACAAGAAAATAAAAGAGCTGGCAATTCCGGTTCATTTTAATTTTTCAGGAGAAAAGTTTTTAAGTTCCATCAATAATAAAACTACCAAAGAAATTCACATCAATCTTTATCATAACCAGTGTGAATTTTTTGCAATCGATAATAAAAAAATCATTCTTTATAATAATCTGGATGTCAATTCTGAAGTAGATTTTCTTTATTTCATCATGTTTACTTTAAGCAAGATCGGTTTTGGAATCAATGAAACCAGCTTTTATGCTTATGGAGAAACTACGGAAAATGAGACTTTCATTTCCGAACTTCAGAAATTTGTTAAAAACCTGAAAATTGTTTTTGACAATATTCCAAATAAGAATTTTATACTTAACTAG